One part of the Thiothrix nivea DSM 5205 genome encodes these proteins:
- the sbmA gene encoding peptide antibiotic transporter SbmA has protein sequence MFESFFPRPKLFALTFAAWALFCVVTWFVAGESLHSWLSLETLFGSDGGDFWFYQYMLGCYTLFVGAWMYLSPHRWGRWSIIGSAIIVFITWFQVHLDVLINDWFGTFYDSIQKALEKPHSITAEDYYLQLLTFGKIAMVAVTVSVFTRFFVSHWVFRWRTAINDYYMSMWSRVRHIEGASQRVQEDAMRFSSIMEGLGVSLIDSVMTLIAFLPILWGLSVHVKELPVIGEVSQALVFVALIWSVFGTSLLALAGIRLPGLEFRNQRVEAAYRKELVYGEDYHDRASPPVVKDLFNDVRVNYFRLYFNYLYFNVVRYAYLQAGVLVPYVALAPTIVAGGFTLGVMQQIIRAFGRVESSFQYLVNSWTTIVELMSIYKRLKAFELAIADLPLPPIEEQLAEQAI, from the coding sequence GCAGGTGAAAGCTTGCACAGCTGGCTGAGTCTGGAAACCTTGTTCGGCAGTGACGGTGGGGATTTCTGGTTTTACCAGTACATGCTGGGCTGTTACACCCTGTTCGTGGGCGCGTGGATGTATCTCTCCCCACACCGTTGGGGACGCTGGTCGATTATTGGTTCGGCCATTATCGTGTTCATTACCTGGTTTCAGGTGCATCTGGATGTGCTGATCAACGACTGGTTTGGCACCTTCTACGACTCGATCCAGAAGGCGCTGGAAAAGCCACACAGCATTACCGCCGAAGATTATTACCTGCAACTGCTGACGTTCGGCAAGATTGCGATGGTGGCGGTAACCGTTTCAGTGTTCACCCGCTTTTTCGTCAGCCATTGGGTGTTCCGCTGGCGTACTGCCATCAACGATTACTACATGTCGATGTGGAGCCGGGTGAGGCATATCGAAGGCGCATCACAGCGGGTGCAGGAAGACGCCATGCGTTTTTCTAGCATCATGGAAGGGTTGGGCGTGAGCCTGATTGATTCGGTGATGACCCTGATTGCGTTCCTGCCTATCTTGTGGGGGCTGTCGGTGCATGTGAAGGAATTGCCCGTCATTGGCGAAGTTTCACAAGCGCTGGTGTTTGTCGCCCTGATCTGGTCGGTGTTTGGCACTTCGCTGCTGGCGTTGGCGGGTATCCGCCTGCCGGGTCTGGAATTCCGTAACCAGCGGGTGGAAGCCGCCTACCGCAAGGAGCTGGTGTATGGCGAGGATTACCATGACCGCGCTTCACCGCCGGTGGTCAAGGATTTGTTCAACGACGTTCGCGTCAACTATTTCCGCTTGTATTTCAACTATCTGTACTTCAATGTGGTGCGTTATGCCTATCTACAGGCAGGCGTGCTGGTGCCTTATGTTGCGCTTGCGCCGACTATCGTGGCCGGTGGTTTTACCTTGGGTGTCATGCAGCAGATTATCCGTGCCTTCGGGCGGGTGGAAAGCTCGTTCCAGTATCTGGTGAATTCGTGGACGACTATCGTGGAGCTGATGTCGATTTATAAGCGCTTGAAAGCATTTGAATTGGCGATTGCTGATTTACCGTTGCCACCGATTGAGGAACAGCTGGCGGAGCAAGCAATCTGA